A region of Sesamum indicum cultivar Zhongzhi No. 13 linkage group LG7, S_indicum_v1.0, whole genome shotgun sequence DNA encodes the following proteins:
- the LOC105166109 gene encoding histone deacetylase complex subunit SAP18: MAEGQRRPGRQMPPPGRGPPPPPPAKPAAPRLEPVDREKTCPLLLRVFTKVGGHHSDEDFAVRGKEPKDEVQIYTWMDATLRELTDLVKEVAPEARRRDAILSFAFVYPDKRGRFVVREVGRTFSYPNGRRPDSGSKALGDLSFQIGDYLDVAILTQ; the protein is encoded by the exons ATGGCTGAAGGGCAGAGAAGACCAGGAAGACAAATGCCTCCGCCTGGAAGGGGTCCGCCACCGCCTCCCCCGGCCAAGCCCGCCGCCCCTCGCCTTGAACCTGTTGACCGCGAGAAG ACCTGTCCATTGTTGCTCCGCGTTTTCACCAAG GTTGGAGGCCATCATTCCGATGAAGATTTTGCAGTGAGAGGGAAGGAACCGAAAGATGAGGTCCAAATTTATACATGGATGGATGCAACTTTGCGTGAATTAACTGATCTG gTTAAAGAGGTAGCTCCAGAAGCGAGAAGAAGAGATGCTATCCTGTCCTTTGCTTTCGTGTATCCTGATAAACGTGGTCGTTTTGTGGTCAGAGAG GTGGGGAGAACCTTTTCTTACCCGAATGGGAGGAGGCCTGACAGTGGAAGCAAAGCCTTGGGTGACCTTAGCTTTCAG ATAGGTGATTACTTGGATGTCGCAATTCTTACCCAGTAA